A stretch of DNA from Candidatus Delongbacteria bacterium:
GTAAATCTTCGTTCTGGTAATTTACTAATTGCCATCATAGCCGGATTGTCATAAAAAATTTTATTAAATTTTTGAAGAGACTCAAGCTCTTTGGTTAAATCTTTTGAAATGCCAAAGATACAATTACGATTATCCCATTGACCAAACCAAACTCTTGTTTCCACAGGTATTAATTTACCACTTTTTGTTATTAAAGGAAGTGGGCAAGATTCTCTGTTACCAGCAAACATCTCAGCAAAAATCTGATTAGCCTCCTCCCTCTTATCCTGAGGATGTACTTCAAGGACATGCATACCTTTTATCTCGTCTAATGAATACTCTAATTTTCTTATAACTGCTTCATTCGCAAAAAAGACGTGACCAGTATCATCAGCTATAAAAATCATATCATCAATTGTCTGAAAAAAAGTTCTAAAATTCTTTTCTTTTATTTTTAATTCATTTTCCGCCTTTCTCAATTCTGTAATATCAAGCATATTGATCAATGCTCTTTTCGATCCTTTATGTTCTGAAACATTCATTTTTATATAAACATTTATCAAATCACCATTTATTTTCTTATTTATGGTTTCGCCAGAATAATTTTTTTCTCCATTAAAAATTGCTGCTATCTCATCTTTTAAGATCTTATTTGATTCATCAGGTATAATCTTCGATAATGATCCTAAAAGTTCTTTCTTACTATTAGCTCCAAAAATTTCAAGTGACATTTGATTTACATCCAAAATCTGTATTTTATTCAGTGCTTTCAGAATAAGTTCAGGATTTTCTTCCATATAGGCTTGAATATCTGTTATACCATCTTTTTTTAAGTCATCTAACAATTCTTGAAGTTCTGAAAAGTCTTCTTCCCAAATAGATATTGGAGTATGATCAAAAATATTACGATATTTCTCTTCATTTTCTTTTATTATTCGTTCGTAATTTTTCTGTTCAGTAACATCACTTTGAATGCCAAAATGTCCAGTTATCCGACCTAGCTCATCATACAAACAAACATAATCTCCATTTACCCACATTTGAGATCCATCAAATTTCCTTTCATTTGTCTCAAAGTGCATATGTCCTTTATCAAAGAAATCTTTCCAAACTTGCTTACCATGTTCTATATTATGTGCAAAAAAATCTCTCGGTGTTAATCCTATGAAACCTGAATAATCTAAACCGTACTGAATCAATATTGCCTTATTAACTTTAGTAATTTTTTGATGATCAAAAACATATTCTAAAACTTCATCTTTATCGATTGTATCATTCCATTCTACAGGTTCATCCAACATCATAAAGAAAAAGCCAGCATGAGATTGTTCAAAAAAGATATTCAGCTTCTTTTCACTTTCTACTATCTGTCTTTCAAGGTCCTTTCTTTTTGTAATATCAGCCATACTCCCAATCATTCTTGATGGTTTACCTTCAGAATCCCATTCAATTGCAGCCCCTCTGTCCTGAACCCAAATTTCGGAACCGTCTGTTCGAATCATCCTATGTTCACTGTAATATTTTGTATTGTTTTGTAAAGCCTCTTCAACTCTCTGAAACACTAAGTTAGAATCATCAGGATGAATTCTTTCTGCAAATTCTTTCAAATCATGCATTATATAATTATCACTTAGCCCTAGAATATCACACCACCTCATATTATGCATTACTTTATTTGTTAAAATTTGCCAATCCCATATTCCTTCTTCAGTCGCATTGAGTACATTACGAAGCTGCTCTTCGCTTTGCTTTAACCAATTTTCAGAGATCTTTCTTTCTGTTATGTCTCTGGCTGCTGCATAAACTAATTTTCCACTTGGTTTTGATCTCCATTCTATGAACTTATACTCACCATTTTTAGCTCTGTATCTATTGACAAAATTTATAACATTTTTGTTATCTGACAACTCTTTCATCGCATCAAGAGTTTTTTCAATGTCATCAGGATGAACAAAATCTAAATATCTTTTTCCAGTTAGCTCTTCAACTTTGTATCCTAAAAGGTTTTCCCATTCCTTGTTAATCTTCAAAAAATGACCGTCAAAATCAGCTATGCACAACAAGTCAAGATTGATACTAAAAAAACCTTCTAATTCTTCACTCTTTTTTACTTCATCTGTTATATCAATAAATATCGTTGAGAAAAAATCTCTTTCAAAGGAATATGCTTGGATTTTAAACCACTTGTTTAATTCTTCTGAGTACCTTATAAATACTTTTTGCCCTAATGTTAATGATAACTCACCATATATTTCGATCCAATTTGGCTTTACTTTTTCGATACCAGGCATAACCTCAGTAACCCTTTTTCCTTTTATAACACTGAAATCTAATCCTGTCATATTCTCAAATGACCTGTTTGCCTCAATGAATATATAATCTATGGGTAAGTTATTTTCATCATATATCATCTTATGATGTGCAAAAGCAAAAACGGCTTCACCAACAAGTTTTTTATAATCAATATTCATAGCTACTCCTTGTTCTCAAATCTATCTTTTGGATATGATTTCAATAGACACATAATATCAATTTAATTTTATGATCTGTAAAATTCAATAAAT
This window harbors:
- a CDS encoding PAS domain S-box protein; amino-acid sequence: MNIDYKKLVGEAVFAFAHHKMIYDENNLPIDYIFIEANRSFENMTGLDFSVIKGKRVTEVMPGIEKVKPNWIEIYGELSLTLGQKVFIRYSEELNKWFKIQAYSFERDFFSTIFIDITDEVKKSEELEGFFSINLDLLCIADFDGHFLKINKEWENLLGYKVEELTGKRYLDFVHPDDIEKTLDAMKELSDNKNVINFVNRYRAKNGEYKFIEWRSKPSGKLVYAAARDITERKISENWLKQSEEQLRNVLNATEEGIWDWQILTNKVMHNMRWCDILGLSDNYIMHDLKEFAERIHPDDSNLVFQRVEEALQNNTKYYSEHRMIRTDGSEIWVQDRGAAIEWDSEGKPSRMIGSMADITKRKDLERQIVESEKKLNIFFEQSHAGFFFMMLDEPVEWNDTIDKDEVLEYVFDHQKITKVNKAILIQYGLDYSGFIGLTPRDFFAHNIEHGKQVWKDFFDKGHMHFETNERKFDGSQMWVNGDYVCLYDELGRITGHFGIQSDVTEQKNYERIIKENEEKYRNIFDHTPISIWEEDFSELQELLDDLKKDGITDIQAYMEENPELILKALNKIQILDVNQMSLEIFGANSKKELLGSLSKIIPDESNKILKDEIAAIFNGEKNYSGETINKKINGDLINVYIKMNVSEHKGSKRALINMLDITELRKAENELKIKEKNFRTFFQTIDDMIFIADDTGHVFFANEAVIRKLEYSLDEIKGMHVLEVHPQDKREEANQIFAEMFAGNRESCPLPLITKSGKLIPVETRVWFGQWDNRNCIFGISKDLTKELESLQKFNKIFYDNPAMMAISKLPERRFTEVNELFLDKLGFKKDEVIGKTAIQLGLFVEPEKQILVSNELAEKGRIVNIGLQLKCKNGEILDGLFSGEIIESQGKKYFLTVMLDITELKKAEKQIMDFTHAIEIKNIELDEALKKANAASKAKSEFLANMSHEIRTPLNSIIGFSDLMKQNSLSELDQQYLNNISTAGQSLLSIINDILDFSKIEAGKLDLEIIECNIVDILEDAIDVVKFQASKKKIELLLNIDSNVYCTAMFDPIRLKQVLINLLGNAIKFTSSGEVELMLTYNDLGNARGQFNFSVRDTGIGISAEQKSKLFKAFSQADSSTTRKFGGTGLGLTISNLLVNKMGSEIYVSSEFGKGSIFFFSIETLTKRDAFLEKFKLKGIQRVMIIDDNDTNRSILEYFFKNQSIEVKSCDNGLSALRVLENETSFDMIIVDYVMPYLNGLEAIKIIREKFNKSTNKIPAIILYSSSENKINEDQLEALGIVKTLMKPVKIRELYNAFNLVDKISVKNSDNEETFYQKSDSNGTILIAEDNQMNMLLLVKLIGKLFKNVEIIEANNGIEVLDKMRDKKIDLILMDVQMPVLDGVETTLKIRESELESYSHVPIVALTAGALKTEKDKCIDAGMDEFLTKPVDRVELEKVLIKFLNHNVNSNKDESVIEKELKRFNKKDVLLRLMNDEELYNITKTSFLNSYENNLLLLKKAIESSNFEDIKLYSHSIRGAALNLGLEILAALLKEIEYDPKNIENDKQFLKILEELEIVKKILKYD